One window from the genome of Strix uralensis isolate ZFMK-TIS-50842 chromosome 22, bStrUra1, whole genome shotgun sequence encodes:
- the LOC141953310 gene encoding feather keratin Cos1-2-like, with the protein MSCYDQCLPCRPCGPTPLANSCNEPCVRQCQSSTVAIQPSPVVVTLPGPILSSFPQNTVVGSSTSAAVGSILSCDGVPVNSGGFDLSCITSRYCGRRCPPC; encoded by the coding sequence atgtcctgctacgaccagtgcctgccatgccggccctgcggcccgaccccgctggccaacagctgcaatgagccctgtgtcaggcagtgccagagtTCCACGgttgccatccagccctcccccgtggtggtgaccctgcccggacccatcctcagctccttcccacagaacaccgttgtgggatcctccacctccgctgccgttggcagcatcctcagctgtgacggagtgcccgtcaactctgggggctttgacctctcctgcattaccagccgctactgtggcagaaggtgccccccctgctaa
- the LOC141953396 gene encoding feather keratin Cos1-2 — protein MSCYDQCLPCRPCGPTPLANSCNEPCVRQCQSSTVAIQPSPVVVTLPGPILSSFPQNTVVGSSTSAAVGSILSCDGVPINSGGFDLSCITSRYCGRRCPPC, from the coding sequence atgtcctgctacgaccagtgcctgccatgccggccctgcggcccgaccccgctggccaacagctgcaatgagccctgtgtcaggcagtgccagagctccactgttgccatccagccctcccccgtggtggtgaccctgcccggacccatcctcagctccttcccacagaacaccgttgtgggctcctccacctccgctgccgttggcagcatcctcagctgtgatggagtgcccatcaactctgggggctttgacctctcctgcattaccagccgctactgtggcagaaggtgccccccctgctaa